A genomic segment from Neodiprion lecontei isolate iyNeoLeco1 chromosome 1, iyNeoLeco1.1, whole genome shotgun sequence encodes:
- the LOC107218545 gene encoding protein abrupt isoform X4: MSMNLSKPGLGLEIDNMDQQYCLRWNNHPANLTDVLSSLLAREALCDVTLACVGETFKAHQTILSACSPYFENIFLQNTHPHPIIFLKDVNDTEMKALLHFMYKGEVNVSQHLLPMFLKTAEALQIRGLTDNSVNNKTEEKSPSPEPETQTSTRHTESPNLQSHPEKRKRKISTNYDVSLTGPPSERFLSDSQTSSQCSYKSSPPIIPKLNNTMGSDVEDGGRPITPSSQPQPPIKQEIDHHLSEFPENITLPTNMAWEVQSDGKSENTMDGQNAQVDPSNRNFLLKHVSLKTAIMAGGYLSVRAPEALFSNHGKKEKMTKNYVSPHEQSYPIKSRYAIKAEPKQSHNFASQVSPVSTKSQDDFNSVMNFGSDILRRELLMPRSSPSELLFRSHSGRRVGKFRPGWLEIFHWLQYDEKLHTMYCKYCRKWSETIPEIRTSFAAGNGNFRLEIINHHDKCKAHNLCVAKEAESKADYYYRHVK; encoded by the exons ATGTCCATGAATTTGAGTAAACCAG GGTTGGGACTGGAGATAGACAACATGGACCAACAGTATTGCCTCCGGTGGAACAACCATCCTGCCAACCTGACAGACGTCTTAAGCTCTTTACTCGCACGCGAAGCGCTCTGCGACGTTACGTTGGCCTGCGTAGGCGAAACTTTTAAAGCCCACCAAACTATACTATCGGCGTGTAGTCCGTACTTTGAGAACATATTTCTACAGAACACTCATCCTCATCCGATAATATTTCTAAAGGATGTTAACGACACGGAGATGAAGGCTTTGCTGCACTTCATGTACAAGGGCGAAGTTAATGTTAGTCAACATTTGTTACCGATGTTCCTCAAGACTGCGGAAGCTTTGCAAATTAGGGGACTCACTGATAATagtgtaaataataaaactgaagaaaaaagtcCATCGCCCGAACCCGAGACCCAGACCAGTACGAGGCACACCGAATCGCCGAATCTTCAATCCCATCcagaaaaaaggaaacgaaaGATTTCTACAAATTACGATGTCTCTCTCACCGGGCCTCCGAGCGAAAGATTTTTGTCTGATTCTCAA actTCGTCTCAATGTAGTTACAAATCAAGTCCCCCGATAATTccgaaattaaataatacaatGGGGAGTGATGTGGAGGATGGTGGAAGACCCATCACTCCGTCGTCTCAGCCTCAGCCTCCTATAAAACAAGAAATTGATCACCACCTATCTGAATTTCCTGAAAACATCACACTTCCC ACTAATATGGCGTGGGAGGTTCAAAGTGATGGGAAGAGTGAGAATACCATGGATGGTCAGAACGCGCAAGTTGATCCTAGCAATCGTAACTTCCTTCTGAAGCATGTCTCGCTCAAAACAGCCATCATGGCTGGGGGCTACCTTTCAGTCAGAGCGCCAGAAGCCCTATTCAGTAACcatggaaagaaagaaaaaatgacgaaaaattatgTATCACCCCATGAACAATCTTATCCGATTAAGTCTCGTTACGCGATAAAAGCTGAGCCTAAGCAATCTCACAATTTTGCTTCACAAGTTAGCCCAGTAAGCACTAAATCGCAGGATGATTTTAATTCTGTAATGAATTTTGGTTCAGATATCCTGCGACGGGAATTGTTAATGCCTCGGTCAAGTCCAAGCGAATTGTTATTTCGTTCTCATTCAGGGAGACGAGTAGGCAAATTTAGGCCAGGCTGgttggaaatatttcattggTTACAGTACGATGAGAAATTGCATACAATGTATTGCAAGTATTGCAGAAAGTGGAGCGAAACTATTCCAGAAATTCGTACATCCTTCGCAGCTGGGAATGGAAATTTTAGGCTCGAGATTATCAATCATCACGATAAATGTAAGGCACACAATTTATGCGTTGCAAAAGAGGCGGAATCGAAGGCTGATTACTATTATCGTCACGTGAAATAA
- the LOC107218545 gene encoding longitudinals lacking protein, isoforms H/M/V isoform X15 yields the protein MHEGQKYFKNKAVGISRLIWQWMLRVGWRCNGKKFAKERNRKKKQQTNRSRARKFSAVSLIVGLGLEIDNMDQQYCLRWNNHPANLTDVLSSLLAREALCDVTLACVGETFKAHQTILSACSPYFENIFLQNTHPHPIIFLKDVNDTEMKALLHFMYKGEVNVSQHLLPMFLKTAEALQIRGLTDNSVNNKTEEKSPSPEPETQTSTRHTESPNLQSHPEKRKRKISTNYDVSLTGPPSERFLSDSQTSSQCSYKSSPPIIPKLNNTMGSDVEDGGRPITPSSQPQPPIKQEIDHHLSEFPENITLPCTVKLRKSILRHSLIWDSK from the exons ATGCACGAAGGTCaaaagtattttaaaaataaggCCGTAGGCATTAGTAGATTGATATGGCAGTGGATGTTAAGGGTCGGGTGGCGTTGTAATGgcaaaaagtttgcaaaag aaagaaacagaaaaaaaaaacaacaaacaaacagaAGCAGGGCAAGGAAGTTTAGCGCAGTTAGTTTGATTGTAGGGTTGGGACTGGAGATAGACAACATGGACCAACAGTATTGCCTCCGGTGGAACAACCATCCTGCCAACCTGACAGACGTCTTAAGCTCTTTACTCGCACGCGAAGCGCTCTGCGACGTTACGTTGGCCTGCGTAGGCGAAACTTTTAAAGCCCACCAAACTATACTATCGGCGTGTAGTCCGTACTTTGAGAACATATTTCTACAGAACACTCATCCTCATCCGATAATATTTCTAAAGGATGTTAACGACACGGAGATGAAGGCTTTGCTGCACTTCATGTACAAGGGCGAAGTTAATGTTAGTCAACATTTGTTACCGATGTTCCTCAAGACTGCGGAAGCTTTGCAAATTAGGGGACTCACTGATAATagtgtaaataataaaactgaagaaaaaagtcCATCGCCCGAACCCGAGACCCAGACCAGTACGAGGCACACCGAATCGCCGAATCTTCAATCCCATCcagaaaaaaggaaacgaaaGATTTCTACAAATTACGATGTCTCTCTCACCGGGCCTCCGAGCGAAAGATTTTTGTCTGATTCTCAA actTCGTCTCAATGTAGTTACAAATCAAGTCCCCCGATAATTccgaaattaaataatacaatGGGGAGTGATGTGGAGGATGGTGGAAGACCCATCACTCCGTCGTCTCAGCCTCAGCCTCCTATAAAACAAGAAATTGATCACCACCTATCTGAATTTCCTGAAAACATCACACTTCCC TGTACAGTAAAGCTACGTAAAAGTATCTTAAGACATTCATTGATCTGGGATTCAAAGTAG
- the LOC107218547 gene encoding uncharacterized protein LOC107218547 — protein sequence MIQGVRFSHLTIRMPRSSNRRIVITALLVAAVALPIKNVTANSTTGLNLSETMFSVGDEGESSPVDEDAEFKDRYRRLIPYMTFYVSNNNVNQQSQSQSSTPYKGMMRISPNVQRRPVPPASHLRYNNYGTRNNHPKGVGNGVKQTQQYYVSPPTVPHEKFIPSVQYDPKDTDNEEYFTPVRYTQSPNIEDYQSSHYQRPSYLTPRPTTSSSTLRINEHQHQQRPLQLYFTTHRPTTMKFTPAGSYAEILVRKESLPKRPTQRPPYVKYDQGETINYPGAEFEPQRYVRPQPFRLPEQGSASLQSSHFTSSAHQLDQRQRNPSTQATLNHIVKSLQLTNQLPEMLNADNIDESIKTLVEILSLLNNGRKYELPHSQQNSGSVLPVVDSSPKYVQEYQDAYEVVQARPKPSTKRPFKPTRIRPIVVQDNTRPSNGPYHVNVIDIIGRKYLPTILPENQIEATGLSEPPRIVQTTTSQGYKINEETPGDPPVDDNVAVTIFPLTTEEPAAQNYPPPDGASSHVQNFPPTPLKYGATRGKPNVDYPAYATIPKTGFSCSTQRYKGFFGDPDTGCQVWHYCDLNGGMSSFLCPNGTIFSQVALTCDWWFNVKCESTAQLYVLNERLYKYILPVMPKFPEDFSGPEVDRYLELKFKEIEAKMKEKKLRKQQMDKNKTKNSTQIEDNITQ from the exons TGGCGTTGCCGATCAAGAATGTGACGGCTAACTCCACAACGGGGTTGAACCTATCGGAAACAATGTTTTCGGTTGGCGATGAAGGTGAATCGTCGCCGGTAGATGAGGATGCAGAATTCAAAGATCGGTACCGAAGACTGATACCGTACATGACATTTTACGTCTCGAACAACAACGTGAACCAGCAATCGCAATCGCAGTCGTCGACTCCCTACAAGGGAATGATGAGAATTTCACCAAATGTGCAAAGAAGACCGGTACCTCCAGCTTCTCACCTGCGATACAACAATTATGGAACAAGAAACAACCACCCAAAGGGGGTTGGAAACGGCGTAAAACAGACCCAACAGTACTACGTGAGTCCGCCGACAGTTCCtcatgaaaaattcataccgTCTGTCCAATATGACCCGAAAGACACCGATAACGAGGAGTACTTTACGCCTGTGCGATACACCCAGAGTCCCAATATTGAAGACTACCAATCGTCCCACTATCAGAGGCCCAGTTACCTGACACCGAGGCCGACGACATCCTCGTCGACTCTACGCATCAACGAACATCAGCACCAACAGCGACCGCTTCAGTTGTACTTCACAACGCACAGACCAACCACGATGAAATTCACACCTGCTGGATCGTACGCCGAAATCTTGGTCAGGAAGGAATCGCTGCCTAAACGACCCACTCAGAGACCGCCTTACGTCAAGTATGACCAAGGAGAAACGATAAATTATCCTGGGGCTGAATTCGAACCTCAGCGATACGTCAGACCGCAGCCCTTCAGACTCCCGGAACAGGGTTCGGCATCTTTGCAGTCTTCTCACTTTACTTCTTCTGCTCATCAGCTTGACCAGAGACAGCGAAATCCGTCGACACAGGCGACCCTGAACCACATAGTAAAAAGTCTTCAACTAACTAATCAGCTCCCAGAGATGTTGAACGCGGATAATATTGACGAGAGTATTAAAACCCTTGTGGAAATACTTAGTCTGTTGAACAATGGAAGGAAGTACGAGCTGCCGCACTCTCAGCAAAATTCAGGGTCTGTTTTGCCGGTTGTCGACTCCTCTCCGAAGTACGTTCAGGAGTATCAAGACGCTTACGAAGTTGTTCAGGCCAGGCCCAAGCCCTCTACGAAGAGGCCGTTCAAACCGACTCGAATCAGACCAATCGTAGTTCAAGATAACACGAGGCCATCTAACGGACCCTATCACGTCAATGTGATCGACATTATAGGGAGAAAATACTTACCGacaattttgccggagaatcAGATAGAGGCTACCGGGCTCTCGGAGCCACCGCGAATCGTTCAAACCACAACGTCGCaagggtataaaataaatgaagaaacTCCTGGAGATCCTCCGGTGGACGATAATGTCGCAGTGACGATCTTTCCTCTGACAACCGAAGAACCTGCGGCACAAAATTATCCACCACCTGACGGAGCCTCGTCTcatgttcaaaattttccaccgACGCCACTAAAATACGGAGCAACCAGAGGTAAACCTAATGTCGATTACCCTGCATACGCTACGATACCAAAAACAGGATTCAGCTGCTCGACCCAACGGTATAAAGGCTTCTTCGGAGACCCCGACACGGGGTGTCAA gTCTGGCATTACTGCGACTTGAACGGTGGAATGTCCTCTTTCTTGTGTCCAAACGGTACGATCTTTAGTCAGGTAGCTCTGACTTGCGACTGGTGGTTCAACGTCAAATGTGAATCAACGGCACAGCTTTACGTGCTCAACGAACGATTGTACAAGTACATACTTCCAGTGATGCCCAAGTTTCCAGAAGATTTTAGTGGGCCGGAAGTGGATCGATActtggaattgaaatttaaagaaatagAGGCAAAAATGAAGGAGAAGAAGCTTAGAAAACAACAGATGGACAAAAATAAGACAAAGAACAGCACGCAGATTGAAGACAATATTACGCAATAG
- the LOC107218545 gene encoding protein abrupt isoform X5, whose translation MDQQYCLRWNNHPANLTDVLSSLLAREALCDVTLACVGETFKAHQTILSACSPYFENIFLQNTHPHPIIFLKDVNDTEMKALLHFMYKGEVNVSQHLLPMFLKTAEALQIRGLTDNSVNNKTEEKSPSPEPETQTSTRHTESPNLQSHPEKRKRKISTNYDVSLTGPPSERFLSDSQTSSQCSYKSSPPIIPKLNNTMGSDVEDGGRPITPSSQPQPPIKQEIDHHLSEFPENITLPTNMAWEVQSDGKSENTMDGQNAQVDPSNRNFLLKHVSLKTAIMAGGYLSVRAPEALFSNHGKKEKMTKNYVSPHEQSYPIKSRYAIKAEPKQSHNFASQVSPVSTKSQDDFNSVMNFGSDILRRELLMPRSSPSELLFRSHSGRRVGKFRPGWLEIFHWLQYDEKLHTMYCKYCRKWSETIPEIRTSFAAGNGNFRLEIINHHDKCKAHNLCVAKEAESKADYYYRHVK comes from the exons ATGGACCAACAGTATTGCCTCCGGTGGAACAACCATCCTGCCAACCTGACAGACGTCTTAAGCTCTTTACTCGCACGCGAAGCGCTCTGCGACGTTACGTTGGCCTGCGTAGGCGAAACTTTTAAAGCCCACCAAACTATACTATCGGCGTGTAGTCCGTACTTTGAGAACATATTTCTACAGAACACTCATCCTCATCCGATAATATTTCTAAAGGATGTTAACGACACGGAGATGAAGGCTTTGCTGCACTTCATGTACAAGGGCGAAGTTAATGTTAGTCAACATTTGTTACCGATGTTCCTCAAGACTGCGGAAGCTTTGCAAATTAGGGGACTCACTGATAATagtgtaaataataaaactgaagaaaaaagtcCATCGCCCGAACCCGAGACCCAGACCAGTACGAGGCACACCGAATCGCCGAATCTTCAATCCCATCcagaaaaaaggaaacgaaaGATTTCTACAAATTACGATGTCTCTCTCACCGGGCCTCCGAGCGAAAGATTTTTGTCTGATTCTCAA actTCGTCTCAATGTAGTTACAAATCAAGTCCCCCGATAATTccgaaattaaataatacaatGGGGAGTGATGTGGAGGATGGTGGAAGACCCATCACTCCGTCGTCTCAGCCTCAGCCTCCTATAAAACAAGAAATTGATCACCACCTATCTGAATTTCCTGAAAACATCACACTTCCC ACTAATATGGCGTGGGAGGTTCAAAGTGATGGGAAGAGTGAGAATACCATGGATGGTCAGAACGCGCAAGTTGATCCTAGCAATCGTAACTTCCTTCTGAAGCATGTCTCGCTCAAAACAGCCATCATGGCTGGGGGCTACCTTTCAGTCAGAGCGCCAGAAGCCCTATTCAGTAACcatggaaagaaagaaaaaatgacgaaaaattatgTATCACCCCATGAACAATCTTATCCGATTAAGTCTCGTTACGCGATAAAAGCTGAGCCTAAGCAATCTCACAATTTTGCTTCACAAGTTAGCCCAGTAAGCACTAAATCGCAGGATGATTTTAATTCTGTAATGAATTTTGGTTCAGATATCCTGCGACGGGAATTGTTAATGCCTCGGTCAAGTCCAAGCGAATTGTTATTTCGTTCTCATTCAGGGAGACGAGTAGGCAAATTTAGGCCAGGCTGgttggaaatatttcattggTTACAGTACGATGAGAAATTGCATACAATGTATTGCAAGTATTGCAGAAAGTGGAGCGAAACTATTCCAGAAATTCGTACATCCTTCGCAGCTGGGAATGGAAATTTTAGGCTCGAGATTATCAATCATCACGATAAATGTAAGGCACACAATTTATGCGTTGCAAAAGAGGCGGAATCGAAGGCTGATTACTATTATCGTCACGTGAAATAA
- the LOC107218545 gene encoding protein abrupt isoform X3: MHEGQKYFKNKAVGISRLIWQWMLRVGWRCNGKKFAKGLGLEIDNMDQQYCLRWNNHPANLTDVLSSLLAREALCDVTLACVGETFKAHQTILSACSPYFENIFLQNTHPHPIIFLKDVNDTEMKALLHFMYKGEVNVSQHLLPMFLKTAEALQIRGLTDNSVNNKTEEKSPSPEPETQTSTRHTESPNLQSHPEKRKRKISTNYDVSLTGPPSERFLSDSQTSSQCSYKSSPPIIPKLNNTMGSDVEDGGRPITPSSQPQPPIKQEIDHHLSEFPENITLPTNMAWEVQSDGKSENTMDGQNAQVDPSNRNFLLKHVSLKTAIMAGGYLSVRAPEALFSNHGKKEKMTKNYVSPHEQSYPIKSRYAIKAEPKQSHNFASQVSPVSTKSQDDFNSVMNFGSDILRRELLMPRSSPSELLFRSHSGRRVGKFRPGWLEIFHWLQYDEKLHTMYCKYCRKWSETIPEIRTSFAAGNGNFRLEIINHHDKCKAHNLCVAKEAESKADYYYRHVK, encoded by the exons ATGCACGAAGGTCaaaagtattttaaaaataaggCCGTAGGCATTAGTAGATTGATATGGCAGTGGATGTTAAGGGTCGGGTGGCGTTGTAATGgcaaaaagtttgcaaaag GGTTGGGACTGGAGATAGACAACATGGACCAACAGTATTGCCTCCGGTGGAACAACCATCCTGCCAACCTGACAGACGTCTTAAGCTCTTTACTCGCACGCGAAGCGCTCTGCGACGTTACGTTGGCCTGCGTAGGCGAAACTTTTAAAGCCCACCAAACTATACTATCGGCGTGTAGTCCGTACTTTGAGAACATATTTCTACAGAACACTCATCCTCATCCGATAATATTTCTAAAGGATGTTAACGACACGGAGATGAAGGCTTTGCTGCACTTCATGTACAAGGGCGAAGTTAATGTTAGTCAACATTTGTTACCGATGTTCCTCAAGACTGCGGAAGCTTTGCAAATTAGGGGACTCACTGATAATagtgtaaataataaaactgaagaaaaaagtcCATCGCCCGAACCCGAGACCCAGACCAGTACGAGGCACACCGAATCGCCGAATCTTCAATCCCATCcagaaaaaaggaaacgaaaGATTTCTACAAATTACGATGTCTCTCTCACCGGGCCTCCGAGCGAAAGATTTTTGTCTGATTCTCAA actTCGTCTCAATGTAGTTACAAATCAAGTCCCCCGATAATTccgaaattaaataatacaatGGGGAGTGATGTGGAGGATGGTGGAAGACCCATCACTCCGTCGTCTCAGCCTCAGCCTCCTATAAAACAAGAAATTGATCACCACCTATCTGAATTTCCTGAAAACATCACACTTCCC ACTAATATGGCGTGGGAGGTTCAAAGTGATGGGAAGAGTGAGAATACCATGGATGGTCAGAACGCGCAAGTTGATCCTAGCAATCGTAACTTCCTTCTGAAGCATGTCTCGCTCAAAACAGCCATCATGGCTGGGGGCTACCTTTCAGTCAGAGCGCCAGAAGCCCTATTCAGTAACcatggaaagaaagaaaaaatgacgaaaaattatgTATCACCCCATGAACAATCTTATCCGATTAAGTCTCGTTACGCGATAAAAGCTGAGCCTAAGCAATCTCACAATTTTGCTTCACAAGTTAGCCCAGTAAGCACTAAATCGCAGGATGATTTTAATTCTGTAATGAATTTTGGTTCAGATATCCTGCGACGGGAATTGTTAATGCCTCGGTCAAGTCCAAGCGAATTGTTATTTCGTTCTCATTCAGGGAGACGAGTAGGCAAATTTAGGCCAGGCTGgttggaaatatttcattggTTACAGTACGATGAGAAATTGCATACAATGTATTGCAAGTATTGCAGAAAGTGGAGCGAAACTATTCCAGAAATTCGTACATCCTTCGCAGCTGGGAATGGAAATTTTAGGCTCGAGATTATCAATCATCACGATAAATGTAAGGCACACAATTTATGCGTTGCAAAAGAGGCGGAATCGAAGGCTGATTACTATTATCGTCACGTGAAATAA
- the LOC107218545 gene encoding protein abrupt isoform X2 codes for MHEGQKYFKNKAVGISRLIWQWMLRVGWRCNGKKFAKVSLIVGLGLEIDNMDQQYCLRWNNHPANLTDVLSSLLAREALCDVTLACVGETFKAHQTILSACSPYFENIFLQNTHPHPIIFLKDVNDTEMKALLHFMYKGEVNVSQHLLPMFLKTAEALQIRGLTDNSVNNKTEEKSPSPEPETQTSTRHTESPNLQSHPEKRKRKISTNYDVSLTGPPSERFLSDSQTSSQCSYKSSPPIIPKLNNTMGSDVEDGGRPITPSSQPQPPIKQEIDHHLSEFPENITLPTNMAWEVQSDGKSENTMDGQNAQVDPSNRNFLLKHVSLKTAIMAGGYLSVRAPEALFSNHGKKEKMTKNYVSPHEQSYPIKSRYAIKAEPKQSHNFASQVSPVSTKSQDDFNSVMNFGSDILRRELLMPRSSPSELLFRSHSGRRVGKFRPGWLEIFHWLQYDEKLHTMYCKYCRKWSETIPEIRTSFAAGNGNFRLEIINHHDKCKAHNLCVAKEAESKADYYYRHVK; via the exons ATGCACGAAGGTCaaaagtattttaaaaataaggCCGTAGGCATTAGTAGATTGATATGGCAGTGGATGTTAAGGGTCGGGTGGCGTTGTAATGgcaaaaagtttgcaaaag TTAGTTTGATTGTAGGGTTGGGACTGGAGATAGACAACATGGACCAACAGTATTGCCTCCGGTGGAACAACCATCCTGCCAACCTGACAGACGTCTTAAGCTCTTTACTCGCACGCGAAGCGCTCTGCGACGTTACGTTGGCCTGCGTAGGCGAAACTTTTAAAGCCCACCAAACTATACTATCGGCGTGTAGTCCGTACTTTGAGAACATATTTCTACAGAACACTCATCCTCATCCGATAATATTTCTAAAGGATGTTAACGACACGGAGATGAAGGCTTTGCTGCACTTCATGTACAAGGGCGAAGTTAATGTTAGTCAACATTTGTTACCGATGTTCCTCAAGACTGCGGAAGCTTTGCAAATTAGGGGACTCACTGATAATagtgtaaataataaaactgaagaaaaaagtcCATCGCCCGAACCCGAGACCCAGACCAGTACGAGGCACACCGAATCGCCGAATCTTCAATCCCATCcagaaaaaaggaaacgaaaGATTTCTACAAATTACGATGTCTCTCTCACCGGGCCTCCGAGCGAAAGATTTTTGTCTGATTCTCAA actTCGTCTCAATGTAGTTACAAATCAAGTCCCCCGATAATTccgaaattaaataatacaatGGGGAGTGATGTGGAGGATGGTGGAAGACCCATCACTCCGTCGTCTCAGCCTCAGCCTCCTATAAAACAAGAAATTGATCACCACCTATCTGAATTTCCTGAAAACATCACACTTCCC ACTAATATGGCGTGGGAGGTTCAAAGTGATGGGAAGAGTGAGAATACCATGGATGGTCAGAACGCGCAAGTTGATCCTAGCAATCGTAACTTCCTTCTGAAGCATGTCTCGCTCAAAACAGCCATCATGGCTGGGGGCTACCTTTCAGTCAGAGCGCCAGAAGCCCTATTCAGTAACcatggaaagaaagaaaaaatgacgaaaaattatgTATCACCCCATGAACAATCTTATCCGATTAAGTCTCGTTACGCGATAAAAGCTGAGCCTAAGCAATCTCACAATTTTGCTTCACAAGTTAGCCCAGTAAGCACTAAATCGCAGGATGATTTTAATTCTGTAATGAATTTTGGTTCAGATATCCTGCGACGGGAATTGTTAATGCCTCGGTCAAGTCCAAGCGAATTGTTATTTCGTTCTCATTCAGGGAGACGAGTAGGCAAATTTAGGCCAGGCTGgttggaaatatttcattggTTACAGTACGATGAGAAATTGCATACAATGTATTGCAAGTATTGCAGAAAGTGGAGCGAAACTATTCCAGAAATTCGTACATCCTTCGCAGCTGGGAATGGAAATTTTAGGCTCGAGATTATCAATCATCACGATAAATGTAAGGCACACAATTTATGCGTTGCAAAAGAGGCGGAATCGAAGGCTGATTACTATTATCGTCACGTGAAATAA
- the LOC107218545 gene encoding protein abrupt isoform X1, whose amino-acid sequence MHEGQKYFKNKAVGISRLIWQWMLRVGWRCNGKKFAKERNRKKKQQTNRSRARKFSAVSLIVGLGLEIDNMDQQYCLRWNNHPANLTDVLSSLLAREALCDVTLACVGETFKAHQTILSACSPYFENIFLQNTHPHPIIFLKDVNDTEMKALLHFMYKGEVNVSQHLLPMFLKTAEALQIRGLTDNSVNNKTEEKSPSPEPETQTSTRHTESPNLQSHPEKRKRKISTNYDVSLTGPPSERFLSDSQTSSQCSYKSSPPIIPKLNNTMGSDVEDGGRPITPSSQPQPPIKQEIDHHLSEFPENITLPTNMAWEVQSDGKSENTMDGQNAQVDPSNRNFLLKHVSLKTAIMAGGYLSVRAPEALFSNHGKKEKMTKNYVSPHEQSYPIKSRYAIKAEPKQSHNFASQVSPVSTKSQDDFNSVMNFGSDILRRELLMPRSSPSELLFRSHSGRRVGKFRPGWLEIFHWLQYDEKLHTMYCKYCRKWSETIPEIRTSFAAGNGNFRLEIINHHDKCKAHNLCVAKEAESKADYYYRHVK is encoded by the exons ATGCACGAAGGTCaaaagtattttaaaaataaggCCGTAGGCATTAGTAGATTGATATGGCAGTGGATGTTAAGGGTCGGGTGGCGTTGTAATGgcaaaaagtttgcaaaag aaagaaacagaaaaaaaaaacaacaaacaaacagaAGCAGGGCAAGGAAGTTTAGCGCAGTTAGTTTGATTGTAGGGTTGGGACTGGAGATAGACAACATGGACCAACAGTATTGCCTCCGGTGGAACAACCATCCTGCCAACCTGACAGACGTCTTAAGCTCTTTACTCGCACGCGAAGCGCTCTGCGACGTTACGTTGGCCTGCGTAGGCGAAACTTTTAAAGCCCACCAAACTATACTATCGGCGTGTAGTCCGTACTTTGAGAACATATTTCTACAGAACACTCATCCTCATCCGATAATATTTCTAAAGGATGTTAACGACACGGAGATGAAGGCTTTGCTGCACTTCATGTACAAGGGCGAAGTTAATGTTAGTCAACATTTGTTACCGATGTTCCTCAAGACTGCGGAAGCTTTGCAAATTAGGGGACTCACTGATAATagtgtaaataataaaactgaagaaaaaagtcCATCGCCCGAACCCGAGACCCAGACCAGTACGAGGCACACCGAATCGCCGAATCTTCAATCCCATCcagaaaaaaggaaacgaaaGATTTCTACAAATTACGATGTCTCTCTCACCGGGCCTCCGAGCGAAAGATTTTTGTCTGATTCTCAA actTCGTCTCAATGTAGTTACAAATCAAGTCCCCCGATAATTccgaaattaaataatacaatGGGGAGTGATGTGGAGGATGGTGGAAGACCCATCACTCCGTCGTCTCAGCCTCAGCCTCCTATAAAACAAGAAATTGATCACCACCTATCTGAATTTCCTGAAAACATCACACTTCCC ACTAATATGGCGTGGGAGGTTCAAAGTGATGGGAAGAGTGAGAATACCATGGATGGTCAGAACGCGCAAGTTGATCCTAGCAATCGTAACTTCCTTCTGAAGCATGTCTCGCTCAAAACAGCCATCATGGCTGGGGGCTACCTTTCAGTCAGAGCGCCAGAAGCCCTATTCAGTAACcatggaaagaaagaaaaaatgacgaaaaattatgTATCACCCCATGAACAATCTTATCCGATTAAGTCTCGTTACGCGATAAAAGCTGAGCCTAAGCAATCTCACAATTTTGCTTCACAAGTTAGCCCAGTAAGCACTAAATCGCAGGATGATTTTAATTCTGTAATGAATTTTGGTTCAGATATCCTGCGACGGGAATTGTTAATGCCTCGGTCAAGTCCAAGCGAATTGTTATTTCGTTCTCATTCAGGGAGACGAGTAGGCAAATTTAGGCCAGGCTGgttggaaatatttcattggTTACAGTACGATGAGAAATTGCATACAATGTATTGCAAGTATTGCAGAAAGTGGAGCGAAACTATTCCAGAAATTCGTACATCCTTCGCAGCTGGGAATGGAAATTTTAGGCTCGAGATTATCAATCATCACGATAAATGTAAGGCACACAATTTATGCGTTGCAAAAGAGGCGGAATCGAAGGCTGATTACTATTATCGTCACGTGAAATAA